Genomic DNA from Porites lutea chromosome 4, jaPorLute2.1, whole genome shotgun sequence:
CAAGGTTTGGGTAGGGGTTGCGAGTCCCGCGGGGTCAGAAACTTCCTTTTGAGCTATGGAATCTAGCATTTCTCGTTGTAGTGAGGTAATAATGCAAAAGAGAATGTACTTACTCAGGCAGTAATTTTGTATACCCCTATAGGTGTAAAATCCTTTGGGGCACTTGCGCTGGCAACGCCGCTTATTGTAGTTGATTCGAAACCATCCCTCTTTGCAAGTCAAACAATATTCACCAGCACAGCCATCTACAGGGACATGAATTAAAAAGAAGTCTTTCcagaaaatgtaaatgaatGCCAGTCCAGTTGACTTACTTAAGGCCCCATCCACACATTTCTGCCTTTCTTTAACAACAagcaatttgtttcaaatttgaaaaagtgtcGTCTAGACATGGCGTTTGCGAATCGTTTTCCTTCGTCCACTTGTATCTGGTGctatttgaaagtgaaaaattgaCCAAAGACAAGCTAAGTCCTACAAGTATGGCCCAGTGGCAGTGAAAAATCATAATACTGTACGATAGAAGGTACTGTTAAGTATCTGTCTCTACCCTTATGAGGACGGGAATTggccttttttcaaaaatgtccaCCCTGGAAGTAATTGACAGGATGCCCTGCGCTGCCGCAACTTCTACGTGGCTACAGCTATATAAACTAGACCTTGAGAATCCATCAAGGCCCCGTTTCCAAGCCATGACATTCTGTTCAGTAAACAAGtgctaaataaaaattaaagttatttaaaacctttaaTCATTGCTGCatacaaaataaatttaaggaTTGATTACCTTCCGTAATTCGCTGGCACCTTCTCCCCTTTTTCGCAAACCCACGAGGACAAGAGACCACGCAAGTTGAATTGTGGAATGCAGAAATTTTTATCTTAAAATATCTTGGCTTACATCTCCGGCAGTTGATCTTGTCAGGGCATCTAGCACAGTTAGCAACATATCTGCATTCTGACCAGAAAGTAATTAATTCAATCGGCTTTTTCATGGCAAATTTGAATGTAGAATGCAATGGGGGCCAAGGGAGGTTGCATAAAGCCTTCTTAAGATAAGAGCTGggctcttaacttttgttctgaAACAATAATCTAATGTTTTGAACTAATAGTTACGAGTTCCCTTAATCTTAAGATGTTTTATGCAACCCGACCCAGACTACGtattaaacaaaatttgttcCTTAGTCCACTCTGATAGCATTTGCCTATTTAAACacacttttactttttttttcttttgtttgtcctGTTATGGTTAATTCATCATTTAAAGAGTCTGGTTGAAGCCTGGTTTTCCTGCCAGTACAGAATAACCAGGCTTGCCACGCTTACCAGGAATACCAGGTTTGTTGCACATATGCATATGGTAAAGCCCGGTTTAATTTGATAACATTAGCAAGCTTTGGTTGGTCGAACTAGGCTTGCACCATGGTTAGCCTTGGCTTTTGGTGCACGGGAAACTAACGTCAGTGGCTTTATTTTCAGTGGGGTAATATTGCTTAATTGTTGATCGGGAGCTACTCTGTTACGGCCTTCCACGTGAAGTCGGCCAAACCGTTATCAAGGAACAATACTAATAATTAACAATACTTTATTTAAAATGGAACATATGCTTAGCTATATGGATTAGtttaaatgaaaacttcatcaGCTAATTTACATACAAGTATGCCACGGCATActaaaataaatagaataagagataaaaataaataagacaaTATTAAGGTTATTaacaaaattaagtttttaCACGTAAAATACTATCAAACTTATTTATTTTGACTCACTGACACACATAACAGGAACTCCAATCTGTTACTAAAATAGTGTACAGAACGACTTACCTGCAAGTGGCTTTTTGCAGTATTTGCCAAAGTAGCTTGAATTAAAGGGCACAAGTCCTTTTGGACATTTCCGAACACAAACCATGCCAGATTTGTTAAAGAAAGCGTGAAAAGCGTTCCTACATTTCCGACAACGGAGGCTATCGAGACACTTGGCACAATTAGGCACGATGGGTTTACACTCTGAAAATAAAGGATGCGATTTTAAACACCCTCATTATATCATTTTATAGAAACTGTTTAGTACTATTGCTTCTAAGAGCTTGCAAATTGCGTCGTAATTAAATCGTgcaaaatctgtcatttctCACTAGACAATACTGAAAAATACTGTCTTGCGATTTCCATTTTTCTTAACCTTTTGAAATCTTGAGGCCTTCACAATTTAGCCAGCATTTGATTGATCGTTTGTGTTCCGGAGGGGTTACTTGAGTCAAGTTTGGGTAAAGGGGTGAACCATTTTTAGGTAAaaagaacatctaaaaaaacCTTGCCATATAAAGGACAACAATTAAGAGCACAGTTAAGAACATCGAACAAAACAATGCTCTGAGTTTCTACAATTAGAACCTGTTTAGAATTAGCTCGCAAATGGTATGCCGTATTCAGCCCAGAGAGATCGGCAATCAATCGCGATATCCTGTACCGGTATAGACAACTATATAGGCCGTCAAACATTATGTGCTTCTGCCTTTCCAGCCGGGTCTGTGTCCCATGTTGCGGTTCTAGTCATTCAGAGATAGCTAACATGCAACTGAATGCTATAATTAAATAGTTATCGATCCTTTACACAACGCGAAATAAAGGAATTACATACTTGATTGTGTATCTTTGCATAGCTTCTTTCCGTCACTGTCCATGGAGGGTGTGAAACCAATTGGGCAGTTTTTCACACATCTCACGTTTCCCATAATCTTTTTCTGAAGTGAGTAATATCCTTGAGTGCAATTCGCGCAGCTTACAGGACTGTGCTGGTGGCAGTCATCGCAGTTTCGTGCAGTACAACCTTGAAAACAAATCGAACAAATTTACAGCAACATAAAACGCTGCTTATCCATTCACCCCTCGCGAATGAATGAACGAATTTCTGTAAGTATATGATGATTGACAATCAAAGATTCGTACAGTTAGTATAGAATAAACCACTTACGGCGACTGGAAGGAAGGAAGCTAATTCCACTAGGTTTTAGGGCTTTCAAAATGCTTCGTAAGCTGCGAACACAGCCCCTCTCTGCTCTCATCGCTCCCCACCCCTGTGACATTTAGAAACGTCCTCCACGAAGGGAAACGAGAGAGGCGGCTGAATTCGCAGGCTAAGTGATTTGCGCTGAATTATTCCGATCCGTTTTTACTTATATAGAAACGTTTCCCAGTTAACTTACAGAAAGGTCAATAAGTCAACGGAGTTTTAGCTCTGAAGGACTTGGGTTATTGGTCTCTTACTCTATTAATCCTCCAACAGCCGAGAACGTGAACGCAAAATTGTCACCGAGCTGGATGGCTCACTTTGAGGACAAAGCTACAATTGTAGCGAAAGGCGCTATAAAAGTCCAGGTTCTAGCAGGCCATATGGGGGTTTATTATATCTTAAACCTCCGGGTAACCTTCCAGAAGACTACATGAAAGGAGGTCGATTATCTTTAAGCTGCTCTTTTGCAAAAGCCGACAATGTTATGTCTCAGCCTCAGAATTAAGAAGTGAAACAAGGATACGCCCAAGAAAATAAGCACTTGCCATTCGAATTTGGTTTGGTTCGCTTCTCCAAAATCTGCGTGCGTAGAGCAATCTTGTTTAATCGACCTGAAGTGAGAAGAGGCGTGGTATAAATGGGTTAGTtctgtgtattttttttgtcttctggTACGTGATTAAACCACGTTATTTCATGAATGCAAGCGATCCAAGAATCAGACTAGCCCGAACGGggtctgagtcaatagcccatgaggccgaaggccgaatgggctattgactcagaggccatgagggagagaggaataattgtttttagtaaaatccaactagttggtcaaaaatatcgagacaaaacaacttaaagtaagactttaatccttttttgccgccaaaaatctggcgctttttgctactagtgggctataacattatagcccagtagtagctcaaccaatcagaacgcagcattgataatagaccactagttggattttacttttACTTCACTTTGCTTCACTTTACTTCACTTTACTTCACTTTGCTGGGCGGACAATCTTATGCCTTAGAAAACAGTAGGATTCAAGGTTGAAATGTTCGCTCATTAATTCATTgtaattcattcattcattcattcaatcattCAAACACTTTTGACCAGTTCTATGTACCTTCAATAACTTAAATTTCTCATTATAATAACTTGTTGATCATTCCCTATATTCCCTCTTcactaagtgagaagtaagtatAACGTAAATTTctcattataattatttgttGATCATTCCCCATATTCTCTCTTcactaagtgagaagtaagtgttaatgttagcttaggggaggggtaggtgggcagtttcccagaaacctacaTTGATCGCCCTCTTCAATAGTCCACAATTGCAACATGACTCCggggctttctggtcatttttttttgtttggtttggtTGTCTTTGTGTTGAAGTCTcatctgggaattgcgagacaatatAGAGTCCAATGTGAAAACTTCTAACATGActctcggagtcatgttagaattttaatataaattatcgaacgtgggctactGGAAACTAGATGCGTTTTTAGCCCTTTCAAAAGGATTGATTACATGGTAAAACGTTATTTCTGTGCATggtttatctatttatttaataCAACCAACAGTCCTTCTATGGAGTTTAGCGTTTGAACTCTACTACACGTATCCAGTGGCCTAAAGTACAACCCGGATGTTTTTTACACCGAGTGTGTATTATCAGGGCATCAAAGGTCCTCCCTTTCAGCTTGTATTTTTTACaggttttcccatttcagaccatGTAGCCTTCTCACACTTCTCAGGGCAATAATTCTTTGACTTTTTGTAATGTGCGCATTCATATACGCGCAAGCCGGCATCAGTTGGTCTAAAATCTCAGGGGAAACACGTCAGTCGAGAGTATCTCTATAGACGCTACAAAGATCGCATGCTTGCTGTATAACATACCAAGCTCTGTCCTGATACATATCCTGGAATATCCCTGTCTTGAGGTGATGTTGAAGCCCACCGGGCACGATCGCGTACATCGGATGATTATCTTTCTATTTCTTTCGTACTCTACAGGTATGAAGGATTGTTTGCAGGTCTTACACAGTAGACCATCAGTACATTCATCACAGCCGGGAATCAAACCACACCCTGAGTCTAGAAAGGAAATTTTGTGAGCTAAACCTCTCATATTTAATCAatgcttttaagcttaaaaccGATTCAAAATCATCCATTATACATATTTGAAAACGTCATTATTTTCAAGTGAGTGCTATGCTGAACAAACTAAAGCATCATGACTACAGTGAACTTATATTAGGTGCTAAGTGACTAAGAATAGCCAACTGACGCGTTTTATAGTTGAATCAGTTTAATAATTGAAGTTTAGATCAGTAACTGAGATTAAAATTGAAGGTTAGTTCAGCAACTGAAATTAAGTGAATCAAACAAAGATGATATTGGCAAATAGAAGTTACTGTAAAAGTGCTTAGACTTTTCTATCCTTCCTTGTGCCaaaaaaaagagcaaattcAAACCATTATTATGATAGGCAGGACCACTCTCGATCGAGTCGCCCtaggcctctgtttcaaagtgaAGTTAAGTGCCACCCTATTGATatggaaatgaattttttccATTACTCTCATGCAATTAAATCTCATTTTCACGAGAAAGGTTTTGTATTTTGCCTCTTTTTGAAAGTGACAGATTTTGGatctcggaaatggcctattacgaGTCAGACACAAAATGTGTcatattaaaatatgaaaaagttGACCAACGGTTGTGGTCTGGAGAAAAAGTAAAGGGAACCCGAAGCTCTGTACCTGTTAGAAATCCAGAATTTCAAATATAGGATTTCTATTAAAAATATAGCCCAGGTAGCGTcagccacaagttgctcggcaactttttagcaacttttacTACTTGGAGAAACTTTCTGGCAACTTTTTAAAGCGTTTTTATGTACAACCTTTCAGAATACTGAGGAGAATGCACCGTCTTGCAAATGATCAAAAACGGTTTTCGTCGCACCAAGTTCTGTTTGCAAAAATGACACTGACTGATTTAGGGTCTATTTAAACAATAGTGAAAtcaatataaagtttttctATAATATCAAAAGAAAGATTATAAGAAAGACATTGTtaaattgaagggaaaatttaaagTTGTTTAAAATTGCCTCAGCTAAGATTTGTCTGTTTAAAAGTTATAGTACTCTGACTttttaggaaaacaaatgacattacaaagttgttttaaaatgtcacGCTCCGTAAATGCGTTTAATTCagtaaaaaaaaggggggggaaGGCAAAAATggctttcatttcattttacttgACAGTGCCACTACTCGAATCCGGGCAGTTGGAAGAcgattatccaatcacaacggttttcgaaaacaaaagattctcaagttttttttcccaaacGGACCAATAACATTCATTGATTTGAGGGTTGTTTCCCGAGATTTCAAAGGTTGCATAGTTGAACCTTAAGTtttattggtccgtttgcaaacaaaattgaaaaccttttgttttcaaaaaagttgTGAGTGCCCCGGTTCAAGTTGTCGCACTGTAACAAGCAACTTCTGAGCAACTTTTTACCTgggcctagccgaaggctggcaccggtcataaaatgcaacgcgtttctgtcttttcaaagttacattgttagggatatatcgctgactgagatatatcccTGGCTCGTTACTTTTGGGAGTGTTCGCTAAGATATATCGCTGGTTCATTAtattgaaatcttatccgccattttgaaaagcacgggGTATGGAGGagagtcaagagaaagattatagctttttgggaacgacacgttccccaacctttacgatgtactagtttatgagcgaaaactagcctgcgtagcaagcgtttcctcgcgaggttcgtctagaaagctgggacaagagcaaaaaaaaacatgaatgacgggggagggggaggggaacgaaggaaccgcttgcccgcaaaccccacgattttgaaaaactgcgttcgcccacgaacgcagcttctgattggcgcggtgcgggtagtgttgattacttagcattcgaaacatcaatcaaaccaggtatgctttgttttcgtgcgtcacagatctggtctgatctgatttgtggtcgcagattacaaatgctttggactgacATTTATCGgaatcgtgtttgtgcgaaggtGTATGAGATCATAGTCGTCAAAGTATAAtgggagatcgagcagtggagactagggaaggccaatttattgagaatgacgGGG
This window encodes:
- the LOC140933532 gene encoding uncharacterized protein isoform X2, which encodes MPQFQIVLLFVVAKLLLLQHALAVMGDEEVPSKKDDMQRHRAKRWLWDDSGCGLIPGCDECTDGLLCKTCKQSFIPVEYERNRKIIIRCTRSCPVGFNITSRQGYSRICIRTELGCTARNCDDCHQHSPVSCANCTQGYYSLQKKIMGNVRCVKNCPIGFTPSMDSDGKKLCKDTQSKCKPIVPNCAKCLDSLRCRKCRNAFHAFFNKSGMVCVRKCPKGLVPFNSSYFGKYCKKPLAECRYVANCARCPDKINCRRCKPRYFKIKISAFHNSTCVVSCPRGFAKKGRRCQRITEDGCAGEYCLTCKEGWFRINYNKRRCQRKCPKGFYTYRGIQNYCLKCSDNCEKCSNGYDCLKCNSETSSLKAPGLRTTCVKSCPLGYTKQGDRAKGKSCQLIKRNT
- the LOC140933532 gene encoding uncharacterized protein isoform X3, which encodes MSQGWGAMRAERGCVRSLRSILKALKPSGISFLPSSRRCTARNCDDCHQHSPVSCANCTQGYYSLQKKIMGNVRCVKNCPIGFTPSMDSDGKKLCKDTQSKCKPIVPNCAKCLDSLRCRKCRNAFHAFFNKSGMVCVRKCPKGLVPFNSSYFGKYCKKPLAECRYVANCARCPDKINCRRCKPRYFKIKISAFHNSTCVVSCPRGFAKKGRRCQRITEDGCAGEYCLTCKEGWFRINYNKRRCQRKCPKGFYTYRGIQNYCLKCSDNCEKCSNGYDCLKCNSETSSLKAPGLRTTCVKSCPLGYTKQGDRAKGKSCQLIKRNT
- the LOC140933532 gene encoding uncharacterized protein isoform X1 codes for the protein MPQFQIVLLFVVAKLLLLQHALAVMGDEEVPSKKDDMQRHRAKRWLWDDSGCGLIPGCDECTDGLLCKTCKQSFIPVEYERNRKIIIRCTRSCPVGFNITSRQGYSRICIRTELGRLNKIALRTQILEKRTKPNSNGCTARNCDDCHQHSPVSCANCTQGYYSLQKKIMGNVRCVKNCPIGFTPSMDSDGKKLCKDTQSKCKPIVPNCAKCLDSLRCRKCRNAFHAFFNKSGMVCVRKCPKGLVPFNSSYFGKYCKKPLAECRYVANCARCPDKINCRRCKPRYFKIKISAFHNSTCVVSCPRGFAKKGRRCQRITEDGCAGEYCLTCKEGWFRINYNKRRCQRKCPKGFYTYRGIQNYCLKCSDNCEKCSNGYDCLKCNSETSSLKAPGLRTTCVKSCPLGYTKQGDRAKGKSCQLIKRNT